Proteins encoded by one window of Roseibium sp. Sym1:
- a CDS encoding glycoside hydrolase family 2 protein: MIDLSGINWTLSVTEAGAFGSPLVTGHQWDIVPASVPGTVAGALAAAGRYDPDAPAPLHDRDVWYEGRFDAEPGPYHLCFDGLATIAEVYLNDALVLESGNMFRSHDVAVELQGSNVLKICFRALEPHLAAKGPRARWKPQLATSQGLRLVRTTLLGHMPGWCPEIHAVGPYRAVRIEPAGAVRIAGRHVLADLAPDGSASLTVSLRLENTDAVPVLSCAGASVEMSPQEDGSFAATLRPDNVTPWMPHTHGTPALYEISVRAGEETFSLGRTGFRRLEADHGDDGKGFGLEVNGVAVFCRGAVWTNADLLTLSGDADTYRPLLEAARDAGMNMLRIGGTMLYETRAFFELCDELGILVWQDFQFANYDYPVKDEAFVAEVRAEVRDQLSVSMGCPSLAVLCGGSEIYQQGAMMGLPEARWKGPLCEEILPDLASILRVDVPYAPNSPCGGVLPFSPNEGIAHYYGVGAYLRPLEDARRAEVRFAGECLAFSNIPDQQSLDEGLPVKPAHDPHWKARVPRDRGAGWDFEDVRDHYLNALYGIDPATLRYGDPDRYLELGRAVTGEVMERTFAEWRRPGSPCRGALVWTFSDLALGAGWGLIDAAGRPKPAWYALKRAFRPLQVALTDEGTNGLAIHAVNDRPEEKAVTLTLACLKDGQVPVVSGAKDLVLAPHSGQTFNAVELIGAFFDVTYAYRFGPLSHDVTIVRLLDPETGAVLADACHFPEGHGQNRHFDAPEIELLPGGEDSWWLTIEAARFLQSVSLRVPGYVPEDNWFHLAPGVARRVLLTKGRTGPEAPKPAGVLKAINLGRQIGFKHD, from the coding sequence ATGATCGATTTGTCCGGAATAAACTGGACACTGTCAGTAACCGAAGCAGGCGCTTTCGGCTCGCCCCTGGTCACGGGTCATCAATGGGACATCGTGCCCGCCAGCGTGCCGGGCACCGTTGCCGGCGCCCTGGCGGCGGCCGGCCGCTACGACCCGGACGCACCTGCCCCGCTTCATGACAGGGATGTCTGGTACGAAGGCCGGTTCGACGCGGAACCGGGACCCTATCACCTGTGCTTCGACGGCCTTGCGACCATCGCGGAAGTCTATCTGAATGACGCCCTGGTCCTGGAGAGCGGGAACATGTTCCGCAGCCATGACGTTGCGGTCGAACTTCAGGGCAGCAATGTCCTGAAGATCTGTTTCCGCGCGCTGGAGCCTCATCTGGCTGCCAAGGGCCCCCGCGCCCGCTGGAAACCGCAGCTGGCCACTTCCCAGGGACTGCGGCTGGTGCGCACGACGCTGCTGGGCCACATGCCCGGCTGGTGCCCGGAGATCCATGCTGTCGGTCCCTACCGGGCGGTACGGATCGAGCCTGCGGGAGCGGTACGGATTGCCGGTCGGCATGTTCTCGCCGATCTGGCGCCGGATGGCAGTGCGTCTTTGACCGTCTCGCTCCGGCTTGAAAACACCGATGCCGTTCCCGTGCTTTCCTGCGCCGGGGCTTCAGTGGAGATGTCCCCTCAGGAGGACGGCTCCTTTGCCGCAACGCTGCGGCCGGACAATGTCACGCCCTGGATGCCGCATACCCACGGCACGCCCGCGCTTTACGAGATATCCGTGCGCGCCGGCGAAGAAACGTTTTCGCTCGGCAGGACGGGCTTCCGGCGTCTGGAGGCGGATCACGGCGACGACGGCAAGGGCTTCGGCCTGGAGGTCAACGGCGTCGCGGTCTTCTGCCGGGGCGCGGTCTGGACGAATGCCGATCTGCTGACCCTGTCGGGAGACGCCGACACCTATCGGCCCCTGCTCGAAGCCGCCCGCGACGCCGGCATGAACATGCTGCGCATCGGCGGCACCATGCTCTACGAAACCCGCGCCTTCTTCGAACTGTGCGATGAACTCGGCATTCTGGTCTGGCAGGACTTCCAGTTCGCCAATTACGACTACCCGGTCAAGGACGAAGCCTTTGTCGCGGAGGTCCGTGCCGAGGTCCGCGACCAGTTGTCGGTCTCCATGGGCTGCCCCTCGCTGGCGGTCCTTTGCGGCGGCAGCGAGATCTACCAGCAGGGCGCCATGATGGGGCTTCCCGAAGCGCGCTGGAAAGGGCCGCTTTGCGAGGAGATCCTTCCCGACCTTGCTTCGATCCTGCGGGTGGATGTGCCCTATGCGCCCAATTCGCCCTGCGGCGGCGTGCTGCCATTCTCGCCCAATGAGGGCATTGCCCACTATTACGGCGTCGGGGCCTATCTCAGGCCGCTGGAGGACGCCCGCCGGGCGGAGGTCCGCTTTGCCGGCGAGTGCCTGGCCTTTTCCAACATTCCCGATCAGCAAAGCCTCGACGAGGGCCTGCCGGTCAAGCCGGCGCATGATCCGCACTGGAAGGCGCGCGTGCCGCGCGACCGGGGCGCCGGCTGGGACTTCGAGGATGTGCGCGACCACTATCTGAACGCGCTTTACGGAATTGACCCCGCCACCCTGCGCTATGGCGATCCGGACCGCTATCTGGAACTCGGCCGGGCGGTGACCGGTGAGGTCATGGAACGGACCTTTGCCGAGTGGCGCAGACCGGGCTCGCCATGCCGGGGCGCCCTCGTGTGGACCTTCTCCGACCTGGCATTGGGCGCCGGATGGGGGCTGATCGACGCGGCGGGCCGGCCGAAACCGGCCTGGTACGCGCTCAAGCGCGCGTTCCGGCCGTTGCAGGTGGCCCTGACCGACGAGGGCACCAACGGGCTTGCCATTCACGCGGTCAACGACCGGCCGGAGGAAAAGGCGGTGACGCTCACGCTCGCCTGCCTGAAGGACGGCCAGGTGCCGGTCGTCTCCGGCGCCAAGGACCTGGTCCTGGCACCGCATAGCGGGCAGACCTTCAATGCGGTCGAGCTGATCGGCGCCTTTTTCGACGTCACCTATGCCTACCGCTTCGGACCGCTTTCCCATGATGTGACGATTGTACGCCTTCTGGATCCGGAGACCGGAGCGGTGCTGGCCGATGCCTGCCATTTTCCGGAAGGGCATGGGCAAAACAGGCATTTCGACGCGCCCGAGATCGAACTCCTGCCCGGCGGGGAGGACAGCTGGTGGCTGACCATTGAAGCAGCGCGTTTCCTGCAGTCGGTGTCGCTTCGGGTTCCGGGATACGTGCCGGAGGACAACTGGTTTCACCTGGCGCCCGGAGTTGCCAGGCGTGTGCTGCTGACAAAGGGCAGGACGGGTCCGGAAGCACCGAAACCGGCTGGAGTGCTGAAG
- a CDS encoding DUF1839 family protein: MSEAVFDRLSAATYQRSPLHAQERDWPETNCYLDVWIELLPSLGLPPEACLAYSVTQDFEGDQFTFFKVPLEDLEALYGLKVTELAIYDKVETHVRQQIERGRISLVEVDSYFLPDTHGVGYHEAHGKTTIAVNRMDLEARTLEYFHGLGLHRLEGDDFDGVFQRGDHAKAVPFLPYTEFVKFPEVLPSPEHVLSVSEDLLRHHLKRRPADNPVAAFARVFPAQVEKVSEREFDFFHLYAFNTLRQLGANFELFSAYLAWLVNQGRPELADCVDFAKTISSTCKMVQFKLARAVMRKKFQGLDEALVPAADAWDRLMEQLDRHYTETQDARFTPVVSAAGA, encoded by the coding sequence ATGAGCGAAGCCGTCTTCGATCGCCTCAGCGCGGCGACCTATCAGCGCAGCCCGCTCCATGCCCAGGAGCGGGACTGGCCGGAAACCAACTGCTATCTCGATGTCTGGATTGAGCTGCTGCCTTCACTCGGCCTGCCGCCGGAAGCCTGTCTCGCCTATTCGGTGACCCAGGATTTCGAGGGTGACCAGTTCACCTTCTTCAAGGTGCCGCTCGAGGACCTGGAAGCGCTCTACGGGCTCAAGGTCACGGAACTCGCGATCTATGACAAGGTCGAGACCCATGTCCGGCAGCAGATCGAGCGTGGCCGCATCTCGCTGGTGGAGGTCGACAGCTACTTCCTGCCGGACACGCACGGCGTCGGCTATCACGAGGCCCACGGCAAGACCACGATCGCGGTCAACCGGATGGATCTCGAGGCGCGGACCCTGGAGTATTTCCACGGTCTCGGTCTGCATCGCCTGGAGGGCGACGATTTCGACGGAGTGTTCCAGCGCGGAGACCATGCCAAGGCGGTCCCGTTCCTGCCCTATACCGAATTCGTGAAGTTTCCGGAGGTCCTGCCGTCGCCGGAGCATGTCCTGTCGGTCTCGGAAGACTTGCTGCGCCACCACCTGAAACGCCGGCCCGCCGACAATCCGGTGGCTGCCTTTGCACGCGTGTTTCCGGCCCAGGTGGAAAAGGTGTCCGAACGCGAGTTCGATTTCTTCCATCTCTATGCTTTCAACACGTTGCGCCAGCTCGGTGCAAATTTCGAACTTTTCTCGGCCTACCTGGCCTGGCTGGTGAACCAGGGTCGCCCGGAACTGGCCGACTGTGTCGATTTTGCCAAGACCATCTCGTCCACCTGCAAGATGGTTCAGTTCAAGCTGGCCCGCGCGGTGATGCGCAAGAAATTCCAGGGGCTGGACGAAGCCCTGGTGCCGGCCGCCGATGCCTGGGACAGGCTGATGGAACAGCTTGACCGGCACTACACAGAAACGCAGGACGCCCGTTTTACGCCCGTCGTCAGCGCCGCCGGGGCCTGA
- a CDS encoding amino acid--[acyl-carrier-protein] ligase, with translation MDAQVSFLDQLFNEGVLHDSGVDGLYARSGEFEDVIARFETFALTYGQDEISEAMVFPPGMTMQDFETSGYMKSFPQLAGTVHAFCGNDHDHMGLLQCMAAGDDWSEHQKPTQVALTPAACYPLYPILSRRGPLAEDGAYVALQSYCFRHEPSKDPARMQMFRQREYVRVGSAEQTMAFRETWKERGQDMMKRLELPHHVDVANDPFFGRAGKIMASGQREQELKFEMLVPITSEENPTACMSFNYHMDNFGKAWDIRQADGEPAHTACVGFGLERLALALFRHHGFDTAKWPAGVRSALWP, from the coding sequence ATGGACGCGCAAGTCTCTTTTCTCGATCAGTTGTTCAATGAAGGCGTTTTGCATGACAGCGGCGTCGACGGGCTTTATGCCCGCAGCGGTGAATTTGAGGACGTCATTGCCCGTTTCGAGACATTCGCCCTGACCTACGGCCAGGACGAGATTTCCGAAGCCATGGTGTTCCCGCCGGGCATGACCATGCAGGATTTCGAGACCAGCGGCTACATGAAGAGCTTTCCGCAGCTCGCCGGCACCGTTCATGCCTTTTGCGGCAATGACCACGACCACATGGGCCTGCTGCAATGCATGGCGGCAGGCGACGACTGGTCCGAACACCAGAAGCCGACACAGGTGGCCCTGACGCCCGCGGCCTGCTACCCGCTCTATCCGATCCTGTCCCGGCGCGGACCGCTTGCCGAGGACGGCGCCTATGTCGCCCTGCAGTCCTACTGCTTCCGGCACGAGCCCTCCAAGGACCCGGCCCGGATGCAGATGTTCCGCCAACGCGAATATGTCCGTGTCGGTTCGGCCGAGCAGACCATGGCATTCCGGGAAACCTGGAAGGAACGCGGCCAGGACATGATGAAGCGCCTCGAGCTGCCGCATCACGTCGATGTCGCCAATGATCCGTTCTTCGGCCGCGCCGGCAAGATCATGGCGTCCGGCCAGCGCGAGCAGGAACTGAAATTCGAGATGCTGGTGCCGATCACCTCGGAAGAAAACCCGACCGCCTGCATGAGCTTCAACTATCACATGGACAATTTCGGCAAGGCCTGGGACATCCGCCAGGCCGACGGCGAGCCGGCCCACACCGCCTGCGTCGGCTTCGGCCTGGAGCGTCTGGCGCTGGCCCTGTTCCGGCACCATGGCTTTGATACCGCCAAGTGGCCTGCGGGCGTGCGCTCGGCGCTCTGGCCTTGA
- a CDS encoding acyl-CoA dehydrogenase family protein — MTAAAKITALALADRAKRAAKVAAEFADQVDIEGRFPSEGMDALKSERLMGIMIRPELGGEGASLTEVADVCAILGQACAATAMTYAMHQIQIASLADYAVGSAWHEALQKRICDEQLLIASATSEAGIGGNLRNSLCAIEVDGDTARLTKDATVISYGADADAIMVTSRRHPDAAHSDQVATIFLKDQYTLEQTSKWDTLGMRGTCSDGYIFKAEAPSEQILPRPFAEIAAQSMLAVSHLLWGSLWYGIAADAAARAQSFVKAAARKSPGQVPPGALRLAEASSLLQLVKANVVAGLKQFEGCKGDSDALNAMSFSVAMNNVKIGTSQTILEIINHCMLICGIAGYKNGTPFSLGRHLRDAHSAQLMISNDRILGNTSTMLLVNKQDTSLLG, encoded by the coding sequence ATGACCGCTGCAGCCAAGATTACTGCGCTGGCGCTGGCAGACCGTGCGAAACGGGCTGCCAAGGTCGCCGCCGAATTTGCCGATCAGGTCGATATTGAAGGACGCTTTCCTTCCGAGGGCATGGACGCCCTGAAATCCGAACGGCTGATGGGCATCATGATCCGTCCGGAACTGGGCGGCGAGGGCGCCAGCCTTACGGAGGTCGCGGATGTCTGCGCGATCCTGGGACAGGCCTGTGCAGCCACGGCGATGACCTATGCCATGCACCAGATCCAGATCGCCAGCCTGGCCGACTATGCCGTGGGCAGCGCCTGGCACGAGGCACTCCAGAAGCGGATCTGCGACGAGCAGCTGTTGATCGCCTCCGCGACCAGCGAGGCCGGTATCGGCGGCAACCTGCGCAATTCGCTCTGCGCGATCGAGGTTGACGGCGACACGGCCCGGCTCACCAAGGACGCCACCGTCATCTCCTACGGCGCGGACGCGGACGCCATCATGGTCACCTCCCGCCGCCATCCGGACGCGGCGCATTCGGACCAGGTCGCGACGATCTTCCTCAAGGACCAGTACACGCTCGAGCAGACCAGCAAGTGGGACACGCTCGGCATGCGCGGCACCTGTTCCGACGGTTACATCTTCAAGGCGGAAGCTCCGTCCGAGCAGATCCTGCCGCGGCCCTTCGCCGAAATCGCTGCCCAATCCATGCTGGCCGTCTCGCATCTGCTGTGGGGATCGCTGTGGTACGGCATTGCCGCGGACGCCGCGGCCCGGGCGCAGAGTTTCGTCAAGGCCGCCGCGCGCAAGTCGCCCGGCCAGGTGCCTCCCGGTGCGCTGCGCCTTGCAGAGGCATCCAGCCTGCTGCAGCTGGTCAAGGCCAATGTTGTCGCCGGCCTGAAGCAGTTCGAGGGCTGCAAGGGCGACAGCGACGCACTCAATGCCATGAGCTTTTCCGTTGCCATGAACAACGTCAAGATCGGCACCTCCCAGACCATCCTGGAAATCATCAACCACTGCATGCTGATCTGCGGGATCGCCGGATACAAGAACGGCACGCCGTTCAGTCTCGGCCGCCATCTGCGCGATGCCCATTCGGCGCAGCTGATGATCTCCAATGACCGGATCCTTGGCAACACGTCGACCATGCTGTTGGTCAACAAACAAGACACCAGTCTTTTGGGGTGA
- a CDS encoding acyl carrier protein translates to MKQTIRTLLAKHGNLPVAIEDVADGADLYDAGLSSFASVQVMLALEEEFDIEFPEHLLNRKSFSSVDEIAAALTEILEEQAA, encoded by the coding sequence ATGAAACAGACCATTCGGACCCTCCTGGCAAAGCACGGCAATCTGCCTGTCGCCATTGAAGACGTTGCCGACGGCGCGGATCTGTATGACGCGGGCCTGTCTTCCTTCGCCTCCGTGCAGGTCATGCTGGCGCTCGAAGAAGAATTCGATATCGAGTTCCCGGAGCACCTCCTGAACCGCAAGTCGTTTTCTTCCGTCGACGAGATCGCGGCTGCCCTGACCGAAATCCTCGAAGAACAGGCCGCCTGA
- a CDS encoding cytochrome b, with the protein MANAVERYSLIARSIHWLTALMVLTMVPAGLVMIRIEGGALQNQLFDFHRSVGIVLMLLTVLRLAYRLTHPPAPLPDSMPHWQKLAAKATHVFLYGFLLVNPFLGWVATSAYGAKISVFGLYTMPALIAKDRALSEQLFQVHLALGLLFTAAVLLHIAAALYHGLVRRDGVLSRMI; encoded by the coding sequence ATGGCGAATGCCGTCGAACGTTACAGCCTGATCGCGCGGTCGATCCACTGGCTGACTGCCCTGATGGTGCTGACCATGGTGCCGGCCGGCCTGGTCATGATCCGCATCGAGGGCGGCGCGCTGCAAAACCAGCTGTTCGACTTCCACCGCTCCGTCGGCATCGTGCTGATGCTCCTGACGGTGCTGCGGCTGGCCTACCGGCTGACGCACCCGCCGGCACCGCTGCCCGACAGCATGCCGCATTGGCAGAAACTTGCCGCCAAGGCGACGCATGTCTTTCTCTATGGCTTCCTGCTGGTCAATCCGTTCCTGGGATGGGTGGCCACGTCCGCCTATGGCGCAAAGATCTCGGTGTTCGGCCTCTACACGATGCCGGCTCTGATCGCCAAGGACAGGGCATTGTCGGAACAGCTGTTTCAGGTTCACCTGGCCCTGGGGTTGCTGTTTACGGCGGCCGTGCTGCTGCACATTGCCGCCGCGCTCTATCATGGCCTTGTTCGCCGCGACGGTGTTCTGAGCCGCATGATCTGA
- a CDS encoding class I SAM-dependent methyltransferase has protein sequence MSGFSSEWLALREPLDLDARNRDVEDAFVGGLPPGPVRLLDLASGAGSTVAALAPRLDRQVDWLLTDYDPALLAIAQDRRGDRVATRQVDLQADLERLRFEDVDAVTTSAFLDLASEPFLRRLAERVAAARKPFLASLTYDGRSSFAPAHPMDERLLEGLNRHQRTDKGFGPALGPDAAARALTLFEEKGFKVLSGPSDWEITPASADFLMEFLSGWLRVGRELSLPEDALASWWQDRQARIRAGELSMMVGHIDFVALP, from the coding sequence ATGAGCGGTTTTTCATCCGAGTGGCTCGCCCTGCGCGAACCTCTCGACCTGGACGCGCGCAATCGGGACGTGGAGGACGCCTTCGTCGGGGGCCTTCCGCCCGGCCCGGTACGGCTGCTCGATCTCGCCAGCGGCGCGGGATCGACCGTTGCCGCCCTCGCGCCGCGCCTGGACCGACAGGTCGACTGGCTGCTGACCGACTACGATCCCGCCCTCCTGGCGATCGCGCAGGATCGCCGGGGCGACCGGGTCGCGACCCGGCAGGTCGATCTGCAAGCAGATCTCGAGCGGCTTCGCTTCGAAGACGTGGATGCCGTGACGACCTCCGCCTTTCTGGATCTCGCGTCGGAGCCGTTCCTGCGACGTCTGGCGGAGCGTGTGGCGGCGGCAAGGAAACCGTTTCTTGCCAGCCTGACCTATGACGGACGCTCGAGCTTTGCGCCCGCGCACCCGATGGACGAGCGGCTTCTGGAGGGCTTGAACCGGCACCAGCGCACGGACAAGGGGTTCGGCCCGGCGCTCGGCCCGGACGCCGCCGCTCGGGCGCTGACCCTGTTCGAGGAGAAGGGTTTCAAGGTCCTGTCCGGTCCGTCCGATTGGGAGATAACGCCCGCTTCCGCCGATTTCCTGATGGAATTTCTCTCCGGCTGGCTGCGCGTCGGACGGGAGTTGAGCCTGCCCGAGGACGCATTGGCATCCTGGTGGCAGGACCGGCAGGCCAGGATCCGGGCCGGCGAACTCTCCATGATGGTCGGCCATATCGATTTTGTTGCGCTTCCCTAG
- a CDS encoding glycosyltransferase family 4 protein, translating to MPTVFFAYPGDLETPTGGYGYDRRIVSGLRELGWQVRLVPLGDGFPYPAAETLRGAADKLAALPDATLVVVDGLAFGVLDKAAATEAGRLRLVALVHHPLCLENGLDEEGAQALLKSERAALRHVRRVIVTSPATAAQVHDLFAVPEERITTILPGTDKPEPYARPSSDLASDVVRLLSVGTIVPRKGYDLLFDALAGLAGPNSANWHLDIVGGKDADPACYTALKKQIGALGLDGRITFHGAVAQQRLPGFYRAAHVFVLASRYEGYGMAYTEALAHGLPVIGSGGGAVRDTLPEGAAIYCGTEDVAALRAGLDRLIGHPEERARYETAARQAAGALPDWTASSVRFAETLREVAQ from the coding sequence ATGCCCACCGTCTTTTTTGCCTATCCCGGCGACCTGGAAACACCGACCGGCGGCTACGGCTATGACAGGCGCATTGTCTCCGGCCTGCGCGAACTTGGCTGGCAGGTGCGGCTTGTTCCGTTGGGCGACGGATTTCCCTATCCGGCGGCCGAAACGCTTCGCGGAGCGGCCGACAAGCTGGCCGCGCTGCCGGACGCTACGCTTGTTGTCGTGGACGGTCTGGCGTTCGGCGTTCTGGACAAGGCCGCAGCCACCGAGGCCGGCCGTCTTCGCCTGGTCGCCCTGGTCCATCATCCGCTTTGCCTGGAAAACGGACTTGATGAAGAGGGAGCTCAAGCGCTTCTGAAAAGCGAACGGGCGGCCCTGCGCCATGTCCGGCGTGTGATCGTCACCAGTCCGGCCACGGCGGCGCAGGTCCACGACCTGTTCGCGGTCCCGGAAGAACGGATCACGACGATCCTGCCGGGCACCGACAAGCCGGAGCCCTATGCGCGCCCGTCAAGCGACCTGGCAAGCGATGTGGTCAGGCTGCTCTCGGTCGGCACGATCGTACCGCGCAAGGGCTATGATCTCCTGTTTGACGCCCTGGCCGGTCTTGCCGGGCCGAACAGCGCAAACTGGCATCTGGACATCGTCGGCGGGAAGGACGCGGACCCGGCCTGCTACACGGCCCTGAAAAAGCAGATCGGCGCGCTCGGTCTGGATGGGCGGATCACGTTCCATGGTGCGGTCGCTCAGCAGCGCCTGCCCGGTTTTTACCGCGCGGCCCATGTCTTCGTCCTGGCCAGCCGCTACGAGGGCTACGGCATGGCCTATACCGAAGCGCTCGCCCATGGTCTGCCGGTGATCGGCAGCGGCGGTGGTGCTGTGCGGGACACCCTGCCGGAGGGGGCCGCGATCTATTGCGGTACCGAGGATGTGGCGGCCCTGCGCGCCGGGCTGGACCGCCTGATCGGTCACCCTGAAGAACGGGCGCGCTATGAAACCGCCGCGAGACAGGCGGCCGGGGCACTGCCGGACTGGACGGCTTCGTCGGTTCGCTTTGCTGAAACCTTGCGGGAGGTCGCACAATGA
- a CDS encoding 6-pyruvoyl trahydropterin synthase family protein: protein MFAVEVRDHVMIAHSFKGELFGPAQALHGATFVIDAAFLAESLDANGVVIDIGRAHEALKEVLEPLNYKNLDEVPEFAGINTTTEFLTRHVHDHLAGAARDNRLGRPGTELASIRVTISESHVARAWYEAAI from the coding sequence ATGTTTGCAGTAGAAGTACGCGACCACGTGATGATTGCCCATTCCTTCAAGGGCGAGCTCTTCGGCCCGGCCCAGGCGCTGCACGGGGCGACGTTTGTCATCGACGCGGCCTTCCTGGCCGAGAGCCTCGATGCCAATGGCGTGGTGATCGACATCGGCCGTGCGCATGAAGCCCTGAAGGAAGTGCTGGAGCCGCTCAACTACAAGAACCTCGACGAGGTGCCGGAGTTTGCCGGCATCAACACCACGACCGAATTCCTGACCAGGCATGTCCACGACCACCTGGCAGGTGCCGCGCGCGACAACCGGCTCGGCCGGCCGGGGACAGAGCTCGCCTCCATCCGGGTGACGATTTCGGAATCCCACGTGGCACGGGCCTGGTACGAAGCAGCGATCTGA